A single Pseudomonas putida DNA region contains:
- a CDS encoding TrkH family potassium uptake protein, which produces MALPTLRIIGFIIGIFLITLAVGMAVPMATLVIFERTGDMPSFLWSSLITFIAGLAMVVQGRPEHVHLRPRDMYLLTVSSWVVVCIFAALPFLLTQHISYTDAFFESMSGITATGATVLSGLDNMSPGILMWRSMLHWLGGIGFIAMAVAILPLLRIGGMRLFQTESSDRSEKVMPRSHMVAKSIVGVYVGFSIFGALAFWWAGMSPFDAINHAMSAISTGGFSTSDQSLAKWDIPAVHWVAVVVMILGSLPFTLYVATLRGNRKALIRDQQVQGLLGMLVVTWLVLGTWYWYTTNLHWLDALRHVALNVTSVVTTTGFALGDYSLWGNFSLMLFFYLGFVGGCSGSTAGGIKIFRFQVAYILLKASLNQLIHPRAVIKQKYNGHRLDEEIVRSILTFSFFFAITICVMALLLSLLGVDWMTALTGAAGTVSGVGPGLGEVVGPSGNYSTLPDAAKWILAAGMLLGRLEIITVLVLCMPAFWRH; this is translated from the coding sequence ATGGCGTTGCCGACCTTAAGGATCATTGGTTTCATCATCGGCATCTTCCTGATTACCCTGGCCGTAGGCATGGCCGTGCCCATGGCGACCTTGGTGATCTTCGAACGCACCGGCGACATGCCCTCGTTCCTCTGGTCCAGCCTGATCACCTTCATCGCCGGCCTGGCCATGGTCGTTCAGGGGCGACCCGAGCACGTCCACCTGCGCCCACGCGACATGTATTTGCTGACGGTCAGTAGCTGGGTGGTGGTGTGCATCTTCGCGGCGCTGCCATTCTTGCTGACCCAGCACATCAGCTACACCGACGCCTTCTTCGAAAGCATGTCCGGCATCACCGCCACGGGCGCCACGGTGCTCAGCGGGCTCGACAACATGTCACCGGGCATCCTGATGTGGCGTTCGATGCTGCACTGGCTCGGCGGCATCGGCTTCATCGCCATGGCGGTAGCGATCCTGCCGCTGCTGCGCATCGGTGGCATGCGCCTGTTCCAGACCGAGTCGTCGGACCGTTCGGAAAAGGTCATGCCGCGCTCGCACATGGTCGCCAAGTCGATCGTCGGCGTGTACGTCGGTTTCTCGATCTTTGGCGCACTGGCCTTCTGGTGGGCCGGCATGAGCCCGTTCGATGCCATCAATCACGCCATGTCGGCGATCTCCACCGGCGGTTTCTCCACCTCCGACCAGTCGCTGGCCAAGTGGGACATCCCCGCCGTGCACTGGGTCGCGGTGGTGGTGATGATCCTCGGCAGCCTGCCTTTCACCCTGTACGTGGCGACCCTGCGCGGCAACCGCAAGGCGTTGATCCGCGACCAGCAGGTGCAGGGCCTGCTGGGCATGCTGGTGGTGACCTGGCTCGTGCTCGGCACCTGGTACTGGTACACCACCAACCTGCACTGGCTCGACGCCTTGCGCCACGTGGCGCTCAACGTGACCTCGGTGGTCACCACCACCGGCTTCGCCCTGGGCGACTACAGCCTGTGGGGCAACTTCTCGCTGATGCTGTTCTTCTACCTGGGCTTCGTCGGTGGCTGCTCCGGCTCGACGGCCGGTGGCATCAAGATCTTCCGTTTCCAGGTGGCCTACATCCTGCTCAAGGCCAGCCTCAACCAGCTGATCCACCCGCGCGCGGTGATCAAGCAGAAGTACAACGGCCATCGCCTGGACGAAGAGATCGTGCGTTCGATCCTGACCTTCTCGTTCTTCTTCGCCATCACCATCTGCGTGATGGCCCTGCTGCTGTCGCTGCTGGGGGTGGACTGGATGACCGCACTGACCGGCGCCGCCGGCACGGTGTCGGGCGTCGGCCCGGGCCTGGGTGAAGTGGTCGGCCCTTCGGGCAACTACTCGACGCTGCCGGATGCCGCCAAGTGGATCCTCGCCGCCGGCATGCTGCTCGGCCGCCTGGAAATCATCACGGTGCTGGTGTTGTGCATGCCGGCGTTCTGGCGTCACTGA
- a CDS encoding AraC family transcriptional regulator: MSERTTSASWASGIVKALELEGLDCPAMFKQLGLDFAALDDPDARFPQDSMTRLWQLAVELSGNEAIGLNMARVVRPASFHVVGYALMSSRTLAEGFERLVRYQRIIAESSDLSFILGPEGYSLILTVHGDHLPPTRHSAEASLACALALCKWLSGRPVQPRRVLVQGPQPKDIEPYKVAFHSPLVFGAPHDALVFERADMEAPLPTANEAMAILHDRFAGEYLARFSESRVTHRVRQVLCRILPQGEPQRETLAQALHLSQRTLQRRLQEEGTSFQTLLDDTRRELAEQYLAQPGMTLLETAYLLGFADPSNFYRAFRRWFDVTPSEYRARLGTEPGEVSDARTPACTTPAP, encoded by the coding sequence ATGAGCGAAAGAACCACGTCAGCCAGCTGGGCATCAGGGATTGTCAAGGCGCTGGAGCTGGAAGGGCTCGACTGCCCAGCCATGTTCAAGCAGCTGGGGCTGGATTTCGCCGCACTCGACGACCCGGATGCGCGTTTTCCTCAGGACTCCATGACCCGCCTGTGGCAGCTTGCGGTCGAACTTTCGGGCAACGAAGCCATTGGCCTGAACATGGCACGGGTGGTGCGCCCGGCGTCGTTCCACGTGGTGGGCTACGCGCTGATGTCCAGCCGCACCCTGGCTGAAGGCTTCGAGCGGCTGGTGCGCTACCAGCGCATCATCGCCGAAAGCTCCGACCTGAGCTTCATCCTCGGCCCTGAAGGCTATTCGCTGATTCTGACCGTGCATGGCGACCACCTGCCGCCCACCCGGCACAGCGCAGAAGCCTCGCTGGCCTGCGCGCTGGCCTTGTGCAAGTGGCTCAGTGGTCGGCCGGTGCAGCCGCGACGGGTATTGGTGCAAGGGCCGCAGCCGAAGGATATTGAACCGTACAAGGTGGCATTCCATTCCCCGCTGGTGTTCGGTGCACCGCACGATGCGCTGGTGTTCGAACGGGCCGACATGGAGGCGCCATTGCCCACCGCCAACGAAGCCATGGCCATCCTGCATGACCGCTTTGCCGGTGAATACCTCGCGCGCTTTTCGGAGAGCCGCGTGACTCACCGGGTGCGCCAGGTGTTGTGCCGCATCCTGCCGCAAGGCGAGCCCCAGCGCGAAACCCTGGCCCAGGCCCTGCACCTGTCCCAGCGCACCTTGCAGCGCCGCCTGCAGGAAGAGGGCACCAGCTTCCAGACCCTGCTGGACGACACCCGTCGCGAGCTGGCCGAGCAGTACCTGGCCCAGCCAGGCATGACCTTGCTGGAAACCGCCTACCTGCTGGGTTTTGCCGACCCGAGCAACTTCTACCGGGCGTTCCGCCGCTGGTTCGATGTGACCCCCAGCGAATACCGCGCCCGGCTGGGTACCGAGCCCGGCGAAGTCAGTGACGCCAGAACGCCGGCATGCACAACACCAGCACCGTGA
- a CDS encoding DUF962 domain-containing protein — protein sequence MTSTTQFRSFAEFYPYYLGEHSNPTCRRLHFVGTSLVIALLAYTIGSGKWLLLLAVPLCGYGFAWVGHFFYERNRPATFKHPWYSLVGDFAMFRDILLGRISL from the coding sequence ATGACCAGCACCACGCAGTTTCGCAGTTTCGCCGAGTTCTATCCGTATTACCTGGGGGAGCACAGCAACCCCACCTGCCGGCGCCTGCACTTTGTCGGCACCAGCCTGGTGATCGCCTTGCTGGCCTACACCATCGGCAGCGGGAAGTGGTTGCTGTTGCTGGCAGTGCCGCTTTGCGGGTACGGCTTCGCCTGGGTGGGGCACTTCTTCTATGAGCGCAACAGGCCGGCGACGTTCAAGCACCCGTGGTACAGCCTGGTAGGTGACTTCGCCATGTTCCGCGACATCCTGCTTGGCCGGATCAGCCTCTAG
- a CDS encoding UDP-2,3-diacylglucosamine diphosphatase, with product MTHAELSRPSRKQRVRTLWISDVHLGTRDCQAEHLSQFLKGYQADRIYLVGDIIDGWKLRGGIYWPQAHTNVIRRLLTMSKRGTEVIYVTGNHDEFLRRYSKLMLGNIQLVDEAEHLTADGRRLLVIHGDQFDVITRYHRWLAFLGDRAYEFTLVLNRWLNHWRVRYGYGYWSLSAYLKHKVKGAVNFISDFEDAIAHECTRRGFHGVVCGHIHHAEIRKVGEVDYLNCGDWVESCTALIEHWDGSIELYRLADAQARQADAAAALREPA from the coding sequence ATGACCCATGCCGAACTCTCTCGCCCGTCACGCAAGCAGCGCGTACGCACCTTGTGGATATCCGACGTGCACCTGGGCACGCGTGATTGCCAGGCCGAACACCTGTCGCAGTTCCTCAAGGGCTACCAGGCCGACCGTATCTACCTGGTCGGCGATATCATCGATGGCTGGAAGCTGCGCGGTGGCATCTACTGGCCGCAGGCCCACACCAATGTGATTCGCCGCTTGCTGACCATGAGCAAGCGCGGCACCGAGGTGATCTACGTCACCGGCAACCACGACGAATTCCTGCGCCGTTACTCGAAGCTGATGCTGGGCAACATCCAGCTGGTGGACGAGGCCGAGCACTTGACCGCCGATGGCCGACGCCTGCTGGTGATCCATGGCGACCAGTTCGACGTGATCACCCGCTATCACCGTTGGCTGGCCTTCCTTGGCGACCGTGCCTACGAGTTCACCCTGGTGCTCAACCGCTGGCTCAACCATTGGCGTGTGCGCTACGGGTATGGCTACTGGTCGCTGTCGGCGTACCTCAAGCACAAGGTCAAGGGTGCGGTGAACTTCATCAGCGACTTCGAGGATGCGATTGCCCATGAGTGCACCCGCCGTGGTTTTCACGGGGTGGTGTGCGGGCATATCCACCACGCCGAAATACGCAAGGTCGGCGAAGTGGATTACCTCAACTGCGGTGATTGGGTCGAGTCGTGCACGGCGCTGATCGAGCATTGGGACGGCAGCATCGAGCTTTACCGGCTGGCCGATGCCCAGGCGCGTCAGGCCGACGCTGCGGCGGCTCTGCGTGAGCCAGCCTAG